One part of the Burkholderia latens genome encodes these proteins:
- a CDS encoding UDP-glucuronic acid decarboxylase family protein, whose amino-acid sequence MKGYDRKRILVTGGAGFLGSHLCERLVTSGHDVLCVDNFYTGTKDNIAHLLDAPNFELMRHDVTFPLYVEVDEIYNLACPASPVHYQRDPVQTTKTSVHGAINLLGLAKRVKARILQASTSEVYGDPDVHPQDERYCGRVNPIGVRACYDEGKRCAETLFMDYHRQYGVDVRIARIFNTYGPRMHPADGRVVSNFITQALAGEPLTVYGDGRQTRSFCYVDDMVDALIRLMGEPGDACEPVNLGSDDEIAMIDVAREVARIVGTQVPIEFRPLPSDDPRQRRPDLDAAQRRLGWRATTPLASGLAHTARYFIHRQAVHHTPGDLVRSTQIASHMLAQISTQNRPTTAT is encoded by the coding sequence ATGAAGGGCTACGATCGCAAACGCATACTCGTCACCGGCGGTGCCGGGTTTCTCGGCTCGCATTTGTGCGAACGGCTCGTGACATCGGGCCACGATGTGCTGTGCGTCGACAATTTCTACACCGGCACGAAGGACAACATCGCGCACCTGCTCGATGCGCCGAACTTCGAGTTGATGCGGCACGACGTGACGTTTCCGCTGTACGTCGAAGTCGACGAGATCTACAACCTCGCGTGCCCTGCGTCGCCGGTGCACTATCAGCGCGACCCGGTGCAAACGACCAAGACCAGCGTGCACGGCGCGATCAATCTGCTCGGCCTCGCGAAGCGCGTGAAGGCGCGCATCCTGCAGGCGTCGACGAGCGAGGTGTACGGCGACCCCGACGTGCATCCGCAGGACGAACGCTACTGCGGCCGTGTAAATCCGATCGGCGTGCGCGCGTGCTACGACGAAGGCAAACGCTGCGCGGAGACGCTCTTCATGGACTACCACCGGCAGTACGGCGTCGACGTGCGGATCGCGCGGATCTTCAACACGTACGGGCCGCGCATGCACCCGGCCGACGGGCGGGTCGTATCGAACTTCATCACGCAGGCGCTGGCCGGCGAGCCGTTGACCGTCTACGGCGACGGCAGGCAGACGCGCTCGTTCTGCTACGTCGACGACATGGTCGATGCGCTGATCCGGCTGATGGGCGAGCCCGGCGACGCATGCGAACCGGTGAATCTGGGCAGCGACGACGAGATCGCGATGATCGACGTCGCGCGCGAAGTCGCGAGAATCGTCGGCACGCAGGTGCCGATCGAATTCCGCCCGCTGCCGTCCGACGACCCGCGCCAGCGGCGGCCCGATCTCGACGCCGCGCAGCGGCGCCTCGGCTGGCGCGCGACGACACCGCTTGCGAGCGGGCTCGCGCACACCGCGCGCTATTTCATCCATCGGCAGGCGGTGCATCACACGCCGGGCGATCTCGTGCGCAGCACACAGATCGCGTCGCACATGCTCGCGCAGATCAGCACGCAGAACCGGCCGACGACGGCGACGTGA
- a CDS encoding BON domain-containing protein, with protein sequence MKVFPLQARAPRFRRQPAKRVGMAIAIAAAAACTVVAPNVFAAGDDGAASSSSSMSSSTHSSTGTKIRDATITTKAKAELVGTSGLSAGDIHVKTRHGVVMLTGSVPDEAQRTQAVGVVRKIDGVQDVRDQLTIRPK encoded by the coding sequence ATGAAGGTATTCCCGCTCCAAGCCCGCGCACCGCGATTCCGCCGTCAGCCCGCGAAGCGTGTCGGCATGGCGATCGCGATCGCCGCGGCCGCCGCCTGTACGGTCGTCGCGCCGAACGTGTTCGCCGCCGGCGACGACGGCGCGGCATCGTCATCGTCGTCCATGTCGTCGTCGACGCATTCGAGCACCGGCACGAAGATTCGCGACGCGACCATCACGACCAAGGCCAAGGCCGAACTGGTCGGCACGAGCGGCCTGTCGGCCGGCGACATCCACGTGAAGACGCGCCACGGCGTCGTGATGCTTACCGGCAGCGTGCCGGACGAAGCGCAGCGCACGCAGGCAGTAGGCGTCGTCCGGAAGATCGACGGCGTGCAGGACGTGCGCGACCAGCTGACCATCCGCCCGAAATAA
- a CDS encoding SDR family oxidoreductase, giving the protein MTTANTPPPQQQTRQPGTERDMNPKPRDEAADYVGSGKLAGKVALVTGGDSGIGRAVAIGFAKEGADVAIVYLNESDDAAHTKRLIEQAGRRCEAIACDVGDRQQARDAVARTVERLGRLDVLVNNAGEQHPQPGIEDVSEEQLERTFRTNIFGMFFCTQAALAHMKQGGRIVNTASVTAYHGNPKLPDYSATKGAIVAFTRSLSIELAERDIRVNAVAPGPIWTPLIPSTFTPEQVAKFGSNVPLKRPGQPDELIDCYVLLASEGASYMTGQTLHPNGGSIVGG; this is encoded by the coding sequence ATGACTACGGCAAACACCCCGCCGCCCCAGCAGCAGACCCGGCAGCCGGGCACCGAGCGGGACATGAACCCGAAGCCGCGCGACGAAGCGGCCGATTACGTCGGCAGCGGCAAGCTCGCCGGCAAGGTCGCGCTCGTGACGGGCGGCGACAGCGGGATCGGCCGCGCGGTGGCGATCGGCTTCGCGAAGGAAGGTGCGGACGTCGCGATCGTCTATCTGAACGAATCGGACGACGCCGCACATACGAAGCGGCTGATCGAGCAGGCTGGCCGGCGCTGCGAGGCGATCGCGTGCGACGTCGGCGACCGGCAGCAGGCGCGCGACGCGGTCGCACGTACGGTCGAGCGGCTCGGCCGGCTCGACGTGCTGGTGAACAACGCGGGCGAACAGCATCCGCAGCCCGGTATCGAGGACGTCAGCGAGGAGCAGCTCGAGCGCACGTTCCGTACGAACATATTCGGGATGTTCTTCTGTACGCAGGCTGCGCTCGCGCACATGAAGCAGGGCGGCCGCATCGTCAATACCGCGTCGGTCACTGCGTACCACGGCAACCCGAAGCTGCCCGATTACTCGGCGACCAAAGGCGCGATCGTCGCGTTCACGCGGTCGCTGTCGATCGAACTGGCCGAGCGCGACATACGCGTGAACGCCGTCGCGCCGGGCCCGATCTGGACGCCGCTGATCCCGTCGACGTTCACGCCCGAGCAAGTCGCGAAGTTCGGCTCGAACGTGCCGCTCAAGCGCCCCGGTCAGCCGGACGAGCTGATCGACTGCTACGTGCTGCTCGCGTCCGAAGGGGCGAGCTACATGACCGGACAGACTTTGCACCCGAACGGCGGTTCGATCGTCGGCGGTTGA
- a CDS encoding UdgX family uracil-DNA binding protein (This protein belongs to the uracil DNA glycosylase superfamily, members of which act in excision repair of DNA. However, it belongs more specifically to UdgX branch, whose founding member was found to bind uracil in DNA (where it does not belong), without cleaving it, appears to promote DNA repair by a pathway involving RecA, rather than base excision.) yields the protein MTRATHAPPSSPSRPSAPSAPAKRAKPATGAARTADDDAPATLDACRRCSLWEHATQPVPGAGPADARIMLVGEQPGDQEDRTGVPFVGAAGRMLDRALDEAGIERTQVYLTNAVKHFKWEPRGKRRLHKTPAQREVAACRYWLQRELDTLAPRVIVALGATALRAVLQDNDATLERTRKPVRAPGGSLVVATYHPSYVLRTRGADSREHAYRTLVDALRTASRLARGPAGEHGDAE from the coding sequence ATGACGCGCGCGACGCACGCACCGCCTTCATCGCCGTCGCGGCCGTCGGCGCCATCAGCGCCCGCCAAACGCGCAAAGCCCGCCACGGGCGCGGCCCGGACCGCCGACGACGACGCGCCCGCCACGCTCGACGCATGCCGCCGCTGTTCGCTGTGGGAGCACGCGACGCAGCCGGTGCCCGGCGCAGGGCCGGCCGATGCGCGGATCATGCTCGTCGGCGAGCAGCCGGGCGACCAGGAAGACCGCACGGGTGTCCCGTTCGTCGGCGCAGCGGGCCGGATGCTCGATCGCGCGCTCGACGAAGCCGGGATCGAGCGCACGCAGGTCTACCTGACCAACGCGGTCAAGCATTTCAAATGGGAGCCGCGCGGCAAGCGGCGGCTGCACAAGACGCCCGCGCAGCGTGAAGTCGCCGCGTGCCGCTACTGGCTCCAGCGCGAACTCGATACGCTCGCGCCGCGCGTGATCGTCGCGCTCGGCGCGACCGCGCTGCGTGCGGTGCTCCAGGACAACGACGCGACGCTCGAGCGCACGCGCAAGCCGGTGCGCGCACCGGGCGGCAGTCTCGTCGTCGCGACGTATCATCCGTCGTACGTGCTGCGCACCCGCGGCGCGGATTCGCGCGAGCACGCGTACCGGACGCTCGTCGACGCGCTGCGCACCGCGTCGCGCCTCGCGCGCGGCCCCGCCGGCGAGCACGGTGACGCCGAATGA
- a CDS encoding NRAMP family divalent metal transporter, with product MSDLRNDDAARGAAAAAAEPADKPWYRRLGPGLLAGASDADPSNVAVYAQAGSQFGFHMLWMIVVTLPMMVVVQLASAFVARSNRKGLVAGIREHFSDGLAKTLVVMVVIVNVVNVGADLAAMGDATTLVAGGRSYWYAPIYGIASLALQVLMSYERYARWLKWMTLGLLAYVIELAFVHVDWGSLLHAIVLPHVAFTHDYATTAVAVLGTTLSPYLFVWQAALEVEETQAERRNGDAACAPAARRDTERRITIDTWTGMIVTNAVSFCIMVIGAAVFFTHGKHDIGSTAQAAEALRPIAGEAAFLVFAFGIVGCGLLAIPAFAGSAAYGCAEAWRFREGLNEPVRRAPRFYAVLALCVLVGIAICFSPVNPIKALYWSAVLNGIAAVPMLVLVMLLSQRRDAEGRPGTGVVSKCFGWLAVVLMAASVVVMAVDVLT from the coding sequence ATGAGCGATCTGCGCAACGACGATGCAGCGCGCGGCGCCGCTGCCGCGGCAGCCGAACCCGCCGACAAACCGTGGTACCGGCGGCTCGGCCCGGGCCTGCTGGCGGGCGCATCCGACGCCGACCCGAGCAACGTCGCCGTCTATGCGCAGGCCGGCAGCCAGTTCGGTTTCCACATGCTGTGGATGATCGTCGTCACGCTGCCGATGATGGTCGTCGTGCAGCTTGCGTCCGCATTCGTCGCCCGCAGCAATCGCAAGGGTCTCGTCGCAGGCATCCGCGAACACTTCTCCGACGGACTCGCGAAGACGCTCGTGGTGATGGTCGTGATCGTCAACGTCGTGAACGTCGGCGCGGATCTCGCCGCGATGGGCGACGCGACCACACTCGTCGCCGGCGGACGCAGCTACTGGTATGCGCCTATCTACGGCATCGCATCGCTCGCGCTGCAGGTACTGATGTCGTACGAGCGCTACGCGCGCTGGCTCAAGTGGATGACGCTCGGTCTGCTCGCGTACGTGATCGAGCTCGCATTCGTGCACGTCGACTGGGGCAGCCTGCTGCACGCGATCGTGCTGCCGCACGTCGCATTCACGCACGACTATGCGACGACGGCGGTCGCGGTGCTCGGCACGACGCTGAGCCCGTACCTGTTCGTGTGGCAAGCCGCGCTCGAGGTCGAGGAAACGCAGGCCGAGCGCCGCAACGGCGACGCCGCATGCGCGCCAGCCGCGCGGCGCGACACCGAACGGCGCATCACGATCGACACGTGGACCGGAATGATCGTGACCAACGCGGTGTCGTTCTGCATCATGGTGATCGGCGCGGCCGTGTTCTTCACGCACGGCAAGCACGACATCGGTTCGACCGCGCAGGCTGCGGAAGCGCTGCGGCCGATCGCAGGCGAAGCGGCGTTTCTCGTGTTCGCGTTCGGCATCGTCGGCTGCGGGCTGCTCGCCATTCCCGCGTTCGCCGGCAGCGCCGCGTACGGCTGCGCCGAAGCGTGGCGGTTTCGCGAAGGGCTGAACGAGCCGGTACGGCGCGCGCCGAGGTTCTATGCCGTGCTCGCGCTGTGCGTGCTCGTCGGCATCGCGATCTGCTTCAGCCCGGTCAATCCGATCAAGGCGCTGTACTGGAGCGCGGTGCTCAACGGCATTGCCGCGGTGCCGATGCTCGTGCTGGTGATGCTGCTGTCGCAGCGCCGCGATGCGGAGGGCCGGCCGGGCACCGGTGTCGTGTCGAAGTGCTTCGGATGGCTCGCTGTCGTGCTGATGGCGGCGTCGGTGGTCGTGATGGCGGTCGACGTGCTCACGTGA
- a CDS encoding DUF2795 domain-containing protein: MSSRQHTGHEYSHSRAHEGERTQQDHDKGGHQTGHGKVPSPVDVQKALKGMDYPATKDDVVQCAERSHADKEVLDMLRQIPDREYTTPASVSKELGRLM; encoded by the coding sequence ATGTCATCCCGACAACATACGGGCCACGAATACAGCCACTCCCGCGCGCACGAGGGCGAGCGCACGCAGCAGGATCACGACAAGGGCGGGCATCAGACGGGGCACGGCAAGGTGCCGAGCCCGGTCGACGTGCAAAAGGCGCTGAAGGGAATGGACTATCCGGCGACCAAGGACGACGTCGTTCAGTGCGCCGAACGTTCGCATGCGGACAAGGAAGTGCTGGACATGCTGCGGCAGATTCCCGACCGCGAATACACGACGCCGGCGTCGGTGTCGAAGGAGCTCGGGCGGCTGATGTGA
- a CDS encoding PIG-L deacetylase family protein: protein MTAPTRWLVISPHLDDAVLSCGQVLAQAPGSVVVTVFAGIPPRHTAAPPWDRRAGFRTADEAMRSRRDEDRRALETLDARPLWLDFLDDQYGAPAASTDIAARLADAIDAHPGFGVLAPAGLFHRDHLQVQQAVLPLLRASGRSDDAARVWRFYEDIPYRRIEGLMAKRVAGWRAQGWIAYPDAAPSESDNRTDGAAAKALAVEAYASQIALFEPDMRAELREPEAYWRLECDTCA, encoded by the coding sequence ATGACCGCTCCGACACGCTGGCTCGTCATCTCGCCGCATCTCGACGATGCCGTCCTCAGTTGCGGGCAGGTGCTCGCGCAGGCGCCCGGCTCGGTGGTCGTCACGGTGTTCGCCGGCATTCCGCCACGTCACACGGCCGCGCCGCCGTGGGATCGGCGCGCAGGCTTTCGCACCGCCGACGAAGCGATGCGCAGCCGCCGCGACGAGGACCGCCGCGCGCTCGAAACGCTCGATGCGCGCCCGCTCTGGCTCGACTTCCTGGACGATCAGTACGGCGCGCCGGCCGCCTCCACCGACATCGCCGCGCGGCTGGCCGACGCCATCGACGCGCATCCGGGCTTCGGCGTACTCGCGCCGGCAGGCCTGTTCCATCGCGATCATTTGCAGGTTCAGCAGGCCGTGCTGCCGTTGCTGCGCGCGTCCGGACGCTCGGACGACGCAGCGCGCGTGTGGCGCTTCTACGAAGATATTCCGTATCGGCGCATCGAAGGACTGATGGCCAAGCGCGTGGCCGGCTGGCGCGCGCAGGGTTGGATCGCGTATCCGGACGCGGCGCCATCCGAGTCGGACAACCGCACCGACGGCGCGGCGGCGAAGGCGTTGGCGGTCGAAGCGTATGCGAGCCAGATTGCGCTGTTCGAGCCCGACATGCGCGCCGAGCTCCGCGAACCCGAAGCGTACTGGCGGCTCGAATGCGACACGTGCGCGTAA
- a CDS encoding DUF4142 domain-containing protein yields the protein MKQPNWTIAALAAGVLAVSGLAHAQMPSEPPASNSHVPGGTINPSSGAGAAGDSGIAKAPQGADAEFVDKAAMSGKAEVQASQLALKQAQSADVRAFAKRMVADHGKANAKLNEIAARKGMKPQVEQISDPDVEALRGKSGRDFDTAYLAAAGPDAHKKAVALFESEARDGRDAQLRAFAKSTLPTLKHHLSMAEALARKMGSQ from the coding sequence ATGAAACAACCCAACTGGACGATCGCGGCGCTGGCCGCCGGTGTGCTGGCCGTGTCGGGGCTCGCGCACGCACAGATGCCGAGCGAGCCGCCCGCCTCGAATTCGCACGTGCCGGGCGGCACGATCAACCCGTCGTCGGGCGCCGGCGCCGCGGGCGATTCCGGCATCGCGAAGGCGCCGCAGGGCGCCGACGCGGAGTTCGTCGACAAGGCCGCGATGTCGGGCAAGGCGGAAGTACAGGCGAGCCAGCTCGCGCTGAAGCAGGCGCAGTCGGCCGACGTGCGGGCATTCGCGAAACGGATGGTCGCGGATCACGGCAAGGCGAACGCGAAGCTCAACGAGATCGCCGCGCGCAAGGGCATGAAGCCGCAGGTCGAACAGATTTCGGATCCCGACGTCGAAGCGCTGCGCGGCAAGAGCGGGCGCGACTTCGACACCGCGTATCTGGCGGCGGCCGGCCCCGATGCGCACAAGAAGGCGGTCGCGCTGTTCGAGAGCGAGGCGCGCGACGGCCGCGACGCGCAGCTTCGCGCGTTCGCGAAATCCACGCTGCCGACGCTCAAGCATCACCTGAGCATGGCAGAGGCGCTCGCACGCAAGATGGGCTCGCAATAA
- a CDS encoding response regulator, with protein sequence MHTHPGDDPAADDVLLWRAPDSVPLRPRRVLVVDDYRDAADALQLLLQARGFECRVTDDPFVVCDLARAWQPFAIVLDIAMPGLDGLQLAARLRGDPRTGDMLLIACSAFASQRDRERAREAGFDAHCAKPLTPHRLLRYLELACGSDDAGRTGITRSL encoded by the coding sequence ATGCACACCCACCCCGGCGACGATCCGGCCGCCGACGACGTGTTGCTGTGGCGCGCGCCGGATAGCGTGCCGCTCCGGCCGCGCCGCGTGCTCGTTGTCGACGACTATCGCGATGCGGCCGATGCGCTGCAGCTGCTGCTCCAGGCGCGGGGTTTCGAATGCCGCGTCACGGACGACCCGTTCGTCGTCTGCGATCTCGCGCGTGCGTGGCAGCCGTTCGCGATCGTGCTGGACATCGCGATGCCTGGCCTCGACGGCTTGCAGCTCGCTGCGCGGCTGCGCGGCGATCCGCGCACCGGCGACATGCTGCTGATCGCGTGCAGCGCGTTCGCATCGCAGCGGGACCGCGAGCGTGCGCGGGAAGCGGGCTTCGACGCGCATTGTGCGAAGCCGCTGACGCCGCACCGGCTGCTGCGCTACCTGGAACTGGCGTGCGGCAGCGACGACGCAGGCCGCACGGGCATTACACGCAGCTTGTAA
- a CDS encoding glycosyltransferase family 4 protein, with product MQRIALISEHASPLGVIGGVDAGGQNIYVANVAKQLAERGLDVDVYTRCDNPHLPEVVQIGPRMRVIHVPAGPPTDVPKERLLPYMGAFADYMVARMRREPDPVDVMHANFFMSGEAGLRVKKRLGIPLVTTFHALGRVRRLHQGAADGFPDERFAIEDTLARRSDRLIAECPQDALDLTTHYHADAARIEIVPCGFDAREFRPVPRVDARARLGWPQDAFIVLQLGRLVPRKGIDNVIDAVARMPRDPQRPTRLYVVGGSQATPDPARDPELARLAALAHDTGIAERVTFVGRRDRDALHLYYSAADVFVTTPWYEPFGITPVEAMACAAPVIGSDVGGIRTTVDDGTTGYLVPPRDPAALAERLLQLRAQPALCDALGRAGYLRAHRFYTWRGVTDRLVDIYRDVAHPQRAGSAASRRTPVATTPGVLAHRKENA from the coding sequence ATGCAAAGAATCGCGTTGATCAGTGAACATGCGTCGCCGCTCGGCGTCATCGGCGGCGTGGATGCGGGCGGCCAGAACATCTACGTCGCGAACGTGGCGAAGCAGCTGGCCGAGCGCGGCCTCGACGTGGACGTCTACACGCGGTGCGACAACCCGCATCTGCCCGAAGTCGTGCAGATCGGCCCGCGCATGCGCGTGATCCACGTGCCGGCCGGGCCGCCCACGGACGTGCCGAAGGAGCGTTTGCTGCCGTACATGGGCGCATTCGCGGACTACATGGTCGCCCGCATGCGGCGGGAGCCGGACCCCGTCGACGTGATGCACGCGAATTTCTTCATGTCCGGCGAAGCAGGCCTGCGCGTGAAGAAGCGCCTCGGCATTCCGCTCGTGACGACCTTTCATGCGCTCGGCCGCGTGCGCCGCCTGCACCAGGGCGCGGCCGACGGCTTCCCGGACGAACGCTTCGCGATCGAGGACACGCTCGCGCGCCGCTCGGACCGGCTGATCGCCGAATGCCCGCAGGACGCGCTCGACCTCACCACGCATTACCACGCGGACGCCGCGCGCATCGAGATCGTGCCGTGCGGATTCGACGCCCGCGAATTCCGGCCGGTGCCGCGCGTCGACGCACGCGCGCGGCTTGGCTGGCCGCAGGATGCGTTCATCGTGCTGCAGCTCGGGCGACTGGTGCCGCGCAAAGGCATCGACAACGTGATCGACGCCGTCGCGCGAATGCCGCGCGATCCGCAACGGCCGACGCGTCTTTACGTGGTCGGCGGCAGCCAGGCCACACCCGACCCGGCGCGCGATCCGGAACTCGCGCGGCTCGCCGCGCTCGCGCACGACACCGGGATCGCCGAGCGCGTGACCTTCGTCGGCCGCCGCGACCGCGATGCGCTGCACCTGTACTACAGCGCCGCCGACGTGTTCGTGACGACTCCGTGGTACGAGCCGTTCGGGATCACGCCGGTGGAAGCGATGGCGTGCGCGGCGCCGGTAATCGGCAGCGACGTCGGTGGGATTCGGACGACGGTCGACGACGGCACCACGGGCTACCTCGTGCCGCCGCGCGACCCCGCCGCACTCGCCGAGCGGCTGCTGCAGCTGCGCGCGCAACCGGCGCTGTGCGACGCGCTCGGCCGCGCCGGCTACCTGCGCGCACACCGCTTCTACACGTGGCGCGGCGTGACAGACCGCCTCGTCGACATCTACCGCGACGTCGCGCACCCGCAGCGCGCCGGCTCCGCGGCCAGCCGCCGCACGCCCGTGGCGACCACGCCAGGTGTACTCGCGCACCGCAAGGAGAACGCATGA
- a CDS encoding glycosyltransferase family 2 protein, producing the protein MTAVVLTYRRPAELERTLARLTELPDRPAIVVVDNGADDATLALVRERFPHAALVHAPRNLGAAGRNLGVALARTPYVAFCDDDTWWAPGSLAAAANLLDEHPHVAAVTARVLVGPEQREDPTCRLMADSPLDAPVALPGRPILGLLAGATAFRRDAFLDAGGYHPRYFLGGEEALLALDLYRAGRWLVYAPHLTVHHYPSQQRDVKARVSVTTRNAVWTAWLRWPAGAALAHTARMLPHLRRERGIIRAFAGLPWILRERRAIPPHVERMRRQLAGDARHRADDHA; encoded by the coding sequence ATGACCGCGGTCGTGCTGACCTACCGGCGGCCGGCGGAACTGGAACGCACGCTCGCGCGGCTCACGGAGCTGCCCGATCGGCCGGCGATCGTCGTCGTCGACAACGGCGCCGACGATGCGACCCTCGCCCTCGTGCGCGAGCGCTTTCCCCATGCGGCGCTCGTGCACGCGCCGCGCAATCTCGGCGCGGCCGGCCGCAACCTCGGCGTGGCGCTCGCGCGCACGCCGTACGTCGCGTTCTGCGACGACGACACGTGGTGGGCGCCGGGTTCGCTCGCCGCGGCCGCGAATCTGCTCGACGAACATCCGCACGTCGCGGCCGTCACCGCGCGCGTGCTGGTCGGGCCGGAACAGCGTGAAGACCCGACTTGCCGGCTGATGGCAGACAGCCCGCTCGATGCGCCCGTCGCGCTGCCCGGCCGCCCGATCCTCGGGCTGCTGGCGGGCGCGACCGCGTTCCGGCGCGACGCGTTCCTGGATGCGGGCGGCTATCATCCGCGCTATTTCCTCGGCGGCGAGGAGGCGCTGCTCGCGCTCGACCTGTACCGCGCGGGTCGGTGGCTGGTGTATGCACCGCATCTGACGGTTCATCATTACCCTTCGCAGCAGCGGGACGTGAAGGCACGCGTGAGCGTGACGACTCGCAATGCGGTATGGACCGCCTGGCTGCGATGGCCGGCCGGCGCCGCACTCGCGCACACCGCACGCATGCTGCCGCACCTGCGCCGCGAACGCGGCATCATTCGCGCGTTCGCGGGCCTGCCGTGGATTTTGCGCGAGCGGCGCGCGATTCCGCCGCATGTCGAACGCATGCGCCGCCAGCTCGCCGGCGACGCGCGGCATCGCGCGGACGACCACGCGTGA
- a CDS encoding SDR family oxidoreductase: MKCMLKPVGEQTIVITGATSGIGLITARKAARRGAKLVLFARNEDALNTLCDEIRQHGGLAVPVAGDVGNLEDLQRAAAMAVDTYGGFDTWVNNAGVSIFGTAAAVPLEDQRRLFDTNYWGVVHGSLVASDHFRRKSDFHGGAIINMGSEVSDAPVPLQSAYVASKHAVKGFTDSLRLELESDHLPVSVTLIKPAAMDTMFVMHAKNYMNVEAKLPPPIYDPELVADAILYAAAHPRRTLFVGGAAKLTSASAYHAPRLFDRVAATLFSRGQRTVRPARPRDDNALYESRHALHEREGMEGPVLRACAYNAVVQRPKVAGAVALGTAALVFAALARSRREST, from the coding sequence ATGAAGTGCATGCTCAAACCGGTCGGCGAACAGACGATCGTGATCACGGGCGCCACGAGCGGCATCGGCCTCATCACCGCGCGCAAGGCGGCGCGGCGAGGCGCGAAGCTGGTGCTGTTCGCGCGCAACGAGGACGCGCTGAACACGCTGTGCGATGAAATCCGTCAGCACGGCGGGCTCGCGGTGCCGGTTGCCGGCGACGTCGGCAATCTCGAGGACCTGCAACGCGCGGCCGCGATGGCGGTCGACACTTACGGCGGTTTCGACACATGGGTCAACAACGCCGGCGTGTCGATCTTCGGCACGGCGGCCGCGGTGCCGCTCGAGGATCAGCGCCGGCTGTTCGACACCAACTACTGGGGCGTCGTGCACGGCTCGCTCGTCGCGTCCGATCATTTCCGGCGCAAGAGCGATTTCCATGGCGGCGCGATCATCAACATGGGCAGCGAGGTGTCGGACGCGCCGGTGCCGCTGCAAAGCGCGTACGTCGCATCGAAGCACGCGGTGAAGGGCTTTACCGATTCGCTGCGGCTCGAGCTGGAGTCGGATCACCTGCCGGTCTCGGTCACGCTGATCAAGCCGGCGGCGATGGACACGATGTTCGTGATGCACGCAAAGAACTACATGAACGTCGAGGCGAAACTGCCGCCGCCGATCTACGACCCCGAACTCGTCGCCGACGCGATCCTGTACGCGGCCGCGCATCCGCGCCGCACGTTGTTCGTCGGCGGCGCCGCGAAGCTGACGTCGGCCAGCGCGTATCACGCGCCGCGCCTGTTCGATCGCGTCGCGGCCACGCTGTTCTCGCGCGGCCAGCGCACGGTGCGCCCCGCACGGCCGCGCGACGACAACGCGCTGTACGAATCGCGTCACGCGCTGCACGAGCGCGAAGGGATGGAAGGGCCCGTGCTGCGCGCGTGTGCGTACAACGCGGTGGTGCAGCGTCCGAAGGTCGCCGGCGCGGTCGCGCTGGGCACGGCGGCCCTGGTATTCGCCGCGCTGGCGCGCTCGCGCCGCGAGTCGACGTAA
- a CDS encoding DUF892 family protein produces MAQRQSKHEGILELLCQAYETELGGAKIYEAALQCATDEDLHKEWEKYHRETMHHQEVLRKVFETLGLDPDTQSPGRAAVAATGQSLVQVIEQAKKQADPAVAQVVAAECVVLAETKDHLNWELIGYAAEQLPDSNAAKVLKAAHDEVEADEDHHLYHTRGWAREMWIESMGFKAVLPPPEEVKKVESAADAARAEKSRGKMM; encoded by the coding sequence ATGGCCCAACGGCAATCGAAGCACGAAGGCATCCTCGAACTGCTCTGCCAGGCATACGAGACCGAGCTTGGCGGCGCGAAAATCTACGAGGCCGCGCTCCAGTGCGCGACCGACGAGGACCTGCACAAGGAATGGGAAAAGTACCACCGCGAGACGATGCATCACCAGGAAGTGCTGCGCAAGGTATTCGAAACGCTCGGCCTCGATCCGGATACGCAATCGCCGGGGCGCGCGGCGGTGGCGGCGACCGGCCAGTCGCTGGTCCAGGTGATCGAGCAGGCGAAGAAGCAGGCCGACCCGGCAGTCGCGCAGGTCGTCGCGGCTGAATGCGTGGTGCTCGCCGAGACCAAGGACCACCTGAACTGGGAACTGATCGGCTATGCGGCGGAGCAGCTGCCGGACAGCAATGCGGCGAAGGTGCTGAAGGCCGCGCACGATGAAGTCGAGGCCGACGAGGACCACCACCTGTATCACACCCGCGGCTGGGCGCGCGAGATGTGGATCGAGTCGATGGGCTTCAAGGCCGTGCTGCCGCCGCCGGAGGAAGTGAAGAAGGTCGAGTCGGCCGCCGATGCGGCGCGCGCCGAAAAGTCGCGCGGCAAGATGATGTAA